A stretch of the Patescibacteria group bacterium genome encodes the following:
- a CDS encoding ribosome biogenesis GTPase Der, whose product MAVTPLVAIVGRPNVGKSSLFNRLIGRRQAITHDVAGTTRDANYGVVTWNGKHLMLADTAGLHPTKDELELRAQDQITEVAEVAQLILVVIDATTMITNEDRQAARQALKTGKPVVLALNKLDGGNQKPVDEFVRLGIKHQVEVSAIHGRGTGDLLDVLVEAIGGTNEPADDNQIRLALLGRPNVGKSSLLNSMVGKQQAIVSATAGTTRDVGRASVRYHNQDIQILDTAGLRRRGKIEGGVEKYSALRTLAAITQADVCVLVMDATELSVAGDQNIAGQVLEAGKGLIIVVNKWDAVDKETGTQEALTRKLMHDFSFAHWAPLVYTSATEGLNVAKLFELTRQIVERRTTTIPTTKLNKVLGQLTSKQPPAGLKNRQPKIKYAAQTDTNPPTFTIFSSYADLIHFSYKRYLENGLREAYDFTGTPIKLEFRSK is encoded by the coding sequence ATGGCTGTAACCCCCCTTGTGGCAATTGTTGGTCGACCAAACGTCGGCAAGTCCAGCCTGTTTAATCGCCTGATTGGGCGCCGGCAGGCAATTACGCATGATGTGGCCGGTACCACTCGCGATGCCAACTATGGCGTGGTCACCTGGAACGGCAAGCACCTCATGCTGGCCGACACGGCCGGGCTTCACCCCACCAAAGACGAGCTAGAGCTACGGGCGCAGGACCAGATTACAGAAGTAGCCGAGGTAGCTCAGTTAATCTTGGTGGTAATCGACGCCACCACTATGATCACCAACGAAGACCGCCAGGCTGCTCGCCAAGCGCTTAAGACCGGTAAGCCGGTGGTGCTGGCCCTAAATAAGCTGGATGGTGGCAACCAAAAACCGGTCGACGAGTTTGTACGACTTGGCATTAAGCATCAGGTTGAGGTCTCGGCTATACATGGTCGTGGTACCGGCGACCTGCTAGATGTACTGGTTGAGGCGATTGGCGGCACCAATGAGCCGGCCGACGACAATCAGATCCGATTAGCCCTGCTGGGTCGACCAAACGTCGGCAAGTCCAGCCTGCTCAACAGCATGGTTGGTAAGCAGCAAGCGATCGTGTCGGCCACCGCCGGTACCACTCGTGATGTCGGTCGAGCCAGTGTACGCTACCACAATCAAGATATTCAAATACTCGATACCGCTGGATTGCGCCGACGCGGCAAGATCGAAGGTGGGGTAGAAAAGTACAGCGCCCTGCGCACTCTGGCCGCAATCACTCAAGCCGATGTCTGCGTTTTGGTTATGGATGCTACCGAGCTAAGCGTAGCCGGCGACCAAAACATTGCCGGCCAGGTACTAGAGGCCGGAAAGGGGCTAATAATTGTGGTAAATAAGTGGGACGCGGTCGACAAAGAAACCGGCACCCAAGAGGCGCTTACCCGTAAGCTTATGCACGACTTTAGCTTTGCGCACTGGGCGCCGCTGGTTTATACCTCGGCCACCGAAGGACTAAACGTGGCTAAGCTGTTTGAGCTAACCCGTCAAATCGTTGAGCGAAGAACCACCACCATCCCCACCACTAAGCTTAACAAGGTGCTTGGTCAGCTAACCAGCAAGCAGCCGCCAGCAGGGCTTAAAAACCGTCAGCCAAAAATTAAATACGCCGCCCAAACCGACACCAATCCGCCAACCTTCACTATATTTAGCAGCTACGCCGATTTAATCCACTTTTCGTATAAGCGCTATCTAGAAAATGGCTTACGCGAGGCCTATGACTTTACCGGGACTCCAATTAAACTAGAGTTTAGGAGTAAGTAA